The genomic stretch GGGGCCCGCTTCGCCATGGCGATGCGGAAGCCGCGGCTAGCGGCCGAACACCAGCCGGACCACGTCGTTGCCGTTGGCCCAGATCATCAGCGCGACCACGATCACCAAGCCCACCTGCGAGAGGCGGATGCGCGCCTCCACCGAGAGCGGGCGGCCGCGGACGGCCTCGAAGGCCAGGAACATCAGGTGCCCGCCGTCCAGGATGGGGATGGGGAGCAGGTTCAGCACGGCCAGGTTCACCGAGAACAGGGCGATGAACCCCAGCCACACCTCCAGCCCCATCTGCGCCGTCTGCCCCGACGCCTCGCCGATGGAAAGGATGCCGCCCATGTTGCGGGGCGACAGCTGGCCCGTGAGCAGGTCCTTCAGCACCGTGCCGATGAGCACCACCGCGCCCCACGTCTGCTCCGCGCCCGTCCGCACCGATTCCGCGAAGCCCACCCTGCGGTGCGTGGACGGCACCGGCATGGGCGCCGCGCCGATCTTCCCCACCTTCACCGGCTTCCCCAGCGCGTCCTTGTCGGACTGCTCCTCGGGGGTCACGGTGAGCGCCACCGGCTTCCCGGCGCGCTCCACCACCAGCGCCAGCGGCTTCCCGGCGTGGCTCTGGATGGCCGCCACCAGCTGCAGCCACGAGCCCACGGGGCGCCCGTCGGCCCGCACCACCCGGTCGCCCCGCCGCAGCCCCGCGCGCGACGCCGCCGAGCCCGCGACCACGTCCGAAATCACCGGCTCGCGGAAGGGCTCCACCTGGTTCAGCAGCTCCGCGCGCTGCTCCTGCGAGGCGGGAAGGTTCAGCGTCACCGGCGGTGCGTCGGAAAAGCGCAGCTCCAGCGGGCCGCCGGGGGCGCGCGCCAGCGCTCCGCCCACGTCCTGCCAGGTCTTCACCGGCTCCGCGCCCACCGCGGCCAGCGTGGCCCCGTCCGGCACCGCCGCCAGCACGCGCCCGGCGCCCTTCAGCTGCGCCGCGGGCGGGGTGGAGATGCGGGTCACCGGGTGCAGCGTCTCGCCGTACGCCAGCGACAGGCCGGTGAAGACCAGGAAGGCGAAGAGCAGGTTCATGATGACGCCGGCCGAGATCACCAGCGTGCGCGCCGGCAGCGACTTGCTGTCGAAGGTCCGCGCGGGGTCCACCACGTAGTCCTCGCCCGTGCCCTCCAGCGCCTCGGCGGCCTCGTCGTCCTCCATCCCCGCCATCTTCACGTACCCGCCCAGCGGGATGGCCGAAAGCACGAACTCGGTCTCGCCCACGCGGAAGCCGGCCAGGCGCGCGCCGAAGCCCAGCGAGAAGCGCGGCACCTGGATGTTCACGGCCTTCGCCGCCAGGAAGTGCCCCAGCTCGTGGACCAGGATCAGAACGGAAAGACCGATGACGGTCGAGATGATTGTCGTCAGCACGGAGCCAGTCTCTGCACGAATTCCTCAGCGGTGCGGCGCGCCCGGGCGTCGGCCTCGAGCACGTCCTGCAGCGATTGCGCCGCGGCGGCGGGGCAGCGTTCCAACGTTTCCGCGATCGCCTCGGCGATCCCCGGAAAGCCCAGCCGGCCGGACAGGAAGTGCTGCACCGCCACCTCCTTGGCGGCATTGTACACCGCGGGCGCGGTTCCGCCCCGCCGCCCCGCCTCCACCCCCAGCGCGAAGGCGGGAAAGCGGTCGGCGCGCACGGGCT from Longimicrobium sp. encodes the following:
- the rseP gene encoding RIP metalloprotease RseP, producing MLTTIISTVIGLSVLILVHELGHFLAAKAVNIQVPRFSLGFGARLAGFRVGETEFVLSAIPLGGYVKMAGMEDDEAAEALEGTGEDYVVDPARTFDSKSLPARTLVISAGVIMNLLFAFLVFTGLSLAYGETLHPVTRISTPPAAQLKGAGRVLAAVPDGATLAAVGAEPVKTWQDVGGALARAPGGPLELRFSDAPPVTLNLPASQEQRAELLNQVEPFREPVISDVVAGSAASRAGLRRGDRVVRADGRPVGSWLQLVAAIQSHAGKPLALVVERAGKPVALTVTPEEQSDKDALGKPVKVGKIGAAPMPVPSTHRRVGFAESVRTGAEQTWGAVVLIGTVLKDLLTGQLSPRNMGGILSIGEASGQTAQMGLEVWLGFIALFSVNLAVLNLLPIPILDGGHLMFLAFEAVRGRPLSVEARIRLSQVGLVIVVALMIWANGNDVVRLVFGR